The following DNA comes from Chondrocystis sp. NIES-4102.
TGCTGTTGTCGCAACTCTTGTGTCGCTAATTGAATTTCTCGTTCCGAACGACCATGAAAAATACTGTAGTATTGGGAGATGCACCTAACCCATTGTCCTCGCACGTAGGCATAGGCAACTCCCGCGTCGCTTGGGTCATACCTGACATTCACTCGTGTCTTTTCAATGCTGCCATTGCGAAAACTATTATGCCAATAGTAAAGATGGTTAATTTTGACTCCCTGATTGGAGATGACTTTGGCCATTCCCTTAGAGGTGGTGGGCAAGGTTAAAATGCGGAAGTTTTCATCATAGGGAATTAATCGGCTCGGTCTTGAACCAGTTTGAACTATGTCTTGGTGATAGGCATCAAAAGGACTCTGACCTAATGCGGGATGCTCTTGATGGTCATAAAATTCGTACACCCAATTACATAAATATTGATATAAACTTTCTAGTGTCCAAATTGCATGACGACGTGGATTAACGGCGGTCGTAACCTGACGAGAGTTTTTTGTGATTTGTGTGTTACCTGCCAAATTGTGAATAAACATAGTGTTGGCAGTTCCGAAAAGACGCTCGCACACAGAACCAAAACGTGGTTTTCCCCCTGGTCTAGTTTTTGAAGTACATTCATACATGGCAAGTAGTCTTTCAAAATAAATGCTACTAAATTCTTTTCCTCCATCCACCACTAAACATTGAGGAAAACGCCCATAACGACGAACACAGTCTCGCATCACCATCATGCAACTGCGATACGATGGAGGGTCGAAAGTCAGATAAAAGGCTAGGATTCTTCGAGAATAAGCATCCGATACGAAAGTTACCCAAGGACGACCTAATATTGCTTGAGTTTTTGAGGAAACTAATTCGATATCTAGCTGGGTATGATCTAGATGGCAAATAGCCCAAGGACGATCTCCATGTCGCGGTGTAGTAAATTCCAATTCCCAGTAAAAAGGTTCGTATTTGTATGCAGCACGAGAACCCTGACGTTTTTTTGTTCGGCTTCTTTCCAACTTTGAATCCAACGATAAAAACTACTTCTAGGAACGTTTTTATTTCTAGGAGAAGAACCGATAAGATAAGGTGCAACGATCCGATAACGTCGATTGGCTTCTGCACAATCTGACTCACTAGCATCAATAATCTCTGAATAAATCTGGCTCTGGTTCGGAGTTTTATTATTGATTACGGTTATTTTTCCTGAGCCTATCAACTCTTCAAAAACTGTAATCGATAAGTTAATGACATTTTGTGGCGAATTTAATAATGTCACCTCTGTCGAACCTAAGTTGAGAACTCGCCAATCAATTCCATTCCAAATTATCTGACTTCCGACAGTTGGTTTAACCAATATCTGGTTGTTTGTGTCCCCAAAATTTTCTGATTCAATTGGTTGGGGAATTGAATAGGCTGTTTCAACAGAAAGAAAGAGTTGAACTTTTTTCGCTTCACTGGCTAAATCCGCAGCACTCAAATCAACGTAGAGTTTCTTGGTCGCGATTAGCCTGTAAATTTCGTCGGGGTTAAATTGCAATTCCAGTAGCTTTGATAATGTTATTCCTAATTGCGTTGCTACTAACCCCATAATTTTTTCTTGGTTAGATATTGGCGTGTCTAACTCTGTAGAAGCTCGAAAGTAATCTTCCAAGAAGTATAAATTTCGTTGAAGATACCAATCAATTTCGGTTTCTGTGCGAACCAGGTAGTAAAGCCCCCTAACATTTGCATAGTCTTCTCGGGCGCGGACACTGCCATTGACCCGGTTCAACTTGTTGGTAGCGGTTGGGCATCTTTACTGTCAGTTGTGTCAATTCTTGTGTTGTTTTCCATTCTGACCAACCAGCACGCTCTTGACGTATCACAAAAAAATCAGGAGTATGCCGTACTCCTACTCCTCGACCCGACCCACTCTCGTAGTTCAACTTAATCGTTGGTGGTTGGTCATAATATTCCAACACCTCGCTGTCGTATTCCATTGAATAGATCCCAGCGAGTTCATGATGATGGCTTTCAAATTGAATAGTCACCCCCATTTTTTGACTGGGATAGCGACCACTAACATTTCCTCTCCAACTTTGTACTCTCCGAGAGGGCGGTGAAGAGCGAATTTGTTGGCTTTATTCTCTCGTGGACTCTTTTAATTGAAGTTTTATACACCAATCATGAAACTGTGAGCCGTTTAGCATGGCACTTCCGCTCTCGGAAAGTTGTTCTTCCAAAGCAGATTTTAGCTTATTTAGTCTCACTTTATGCTTCTGTTTTTAATAATAGTCTCACTTTATGATTCAAAAAATTTAAAGAAGGAAAAATTTATTGGACGAATTTACTTACTTTTAGAGTTTAAACTGTCCCATTTTATGATTTCGTTATTCCCACTTTATGATTCAAGTTACACCTGGCTGAATAAAGTTTTCGATTAAATAGTTGTTGTCTTCAACAGTTGTATTAGTACAGGTAGAATAGCCTGTAAAAGTTAGATATTAATCTTTCTAATCTAACTTTGAGTCATTGTGTGTGACGTGAGAATTATTATGTAAATGTCGGGCGGTTAAGTAAACAACAACTCGTTATGTGCAGTTTTATTAATAATAAGTCTAGATATCTGGATAGTTAGATTTCTACAGTTATCAAATTTAAAGTTGTCAGATATCTAGACTCAATTTAATCTTGGTGTCAATTGCAAATAGTATTATATGTATAGGTTTCTTTAAGTCTAACTCTCACAATTTATATTTAACTCTAATTTAAGAATTATAAGTATTGCCAGACAAAGAAAAACAACTTCAAACAATACTTGATATATAAATGTCCAAAATTAATAAATATTTTGAGTAGAGATATCTTGACTTCTTGGTATCTCTACTCAAAAATATCTAAGTTTCTAGATTTTTGTAATTCAAGTTTTAGCGAAATACATATATCAAAGAGCTAAAATAGCTTTACATAAACAGTTATATAAAGTTAAGTATCGAAATAGCTTAACAACTCGACATTAGAGTACTTAGAGGTTATAAAGAACTGGCAAAAACTCAGAGAAAATCAAATTAAATGAAAACAATAGCTGCTGTTAGTTTGGCTGGAGGGCAAGGAAAAACAACTACCTGTTATTTTCTAGCCAAGATGCTCTCGCAAACAGGAAAAAAAGTTTTAGCCATCGACTGCGACCCACAAGCAAATCTAACTTTCTTCCTCAAACATGAAGTAGAAGTAAACGAACCTACTCTATTAGAAGTACTGACTGGAACAGTCGAGATAGAAGATGGGATATATCCTACAGAACATGAAAATCTGTTCTTAATTCCCGCCGACAAAGGACTTGCCAAAGTATCGGAATACTTGAGTGGCAGCGGAACAGGAGCATTAATCTTGCAAATAAGACTAAAATCAATCGCCGAGTTGTTTGATTATGTAATTATTGATGTGCAGCCAACTCGTTCGCAAATATGCTTATCGGCTGTAGGCGCAGCAGATCATGTATTAATTCCCGCCGAATCGGCAACCAAAGGGGTAAACTCACTGCTGGATACGCAAGAATTTTTGCTTGAACAAGCAAAAATTCTTGCATTTAGAGGCAAGATCTTAGGGATAGTTCCCTTTAGAGATAGATGGGTAGGTAGAACTCAGACTTTAGAGAGTCGAGAAAATATAGAAGCAATGAAAGAAATGGCAGGAGGTGTTCTGGTACTGCCCAGTATTAGAGAATCAGAAAAGTTCAAGCAGGCTACTAGGAAAGGAGTACTGCTGAGCGATTTAGAATCCTCAGAACTTGAATATCCCTTCGAGCAAATTATCAAACTGCTGGGAGGAAACATTAAAGAACAAATAGTGTCAGCGCCAGTGTTAGTCTAAGGTCTAAAAATTGAATAAATCTACTAACACGATTTTTTTTTAACCCAACAAAAACCACTATCAAACAAATATTTAAATGTCTGAAGACGCATTAGAGAGATTAAGAAATAGAACTAGACCAGCAGTAGAAACACGCGATTTGCCCTTAATTTCTCCAGAATCAAGCGAAAATCCTACTTCCAACCATCAATTCATGAGAGTTGAAACCGAACAAGAGACAACCTCTTGGGCAAACATGGAAACGAAGCAGAGTACCGTGAGGCTGGAGAAAAATTTAACTCAAAGAATCAATCAATTGTGCCAGTCAGAAGAAATTAGTCGAGAAGTGCTATTTGAATCTTTATTCCTCTACTTTGAAGCTCATAATTCCGTGCAAAACAAGGTTCTCACCGAAGCCAGAAAAAGAGATCGAAAAAGACAAAAAATAGCCAACTACCGTCGGGCAAAATCAATGATAGAGCGCTTTGGCAAGGACTATTAATCGATTAAGTTATATTCTTTTTCTTATAACAACAAAAGAAAATTATTCTTTAATAAGGAAAAAACAACAACAACCGTACTGAATGACATAGTATAGTGATTCTACTTTCAGTTACATGAAGTAGTGTCACTTGAACCATAAGCTGTCGTACTTGGGTAACTTTTTTAAGTGATGCTTATTCGAGAAGAATCTTAGCTTTTCACCTGACCTTTGATGCGCCTTCTTATCGTAGCTGCATGATGGTAATACGAGATTGTGTGAGTCGTCATGGCCGTGTGGGGATTCTCAAAGACTGGCTGACTCAGGCTTATCGCCAAGCTTTGCATGAATCCGCTTCTACTTTGAGGGAGCGTCACTGGCAGCCTTATGCCCCATCTATTTCCAAGTGCATCCAAATAGCAGCCGAAGCCATTGAAGGCGAAAAAGCATTTCAATTTGAGTCGGGAGAGTTATCTTTATTGCGTCAAAAATTAGGTTTGTCGGGAGCATCATCATCAATTAATAGTTCTTCCAATTTGCCTGTTACTGCTACTTCCAAAAAGAAAACTAAAAGTCGTCCTGGGGTTCGCCAACCAAGTCGCGATGCTATTGGAGAGACGTGAAAGTATTAGAGCGTAATCTCAAAAACAGTCAAACGATCTCCCCAAGAAATATTACGTAATCCTTAAATTGAACAAAATTAGACAGCTTATGCTTCCATTTACGACAACTTATGGTTCAAGTGACAATATGCGAAGCGGTATCCTTTAGGAAATTTTAGCAATGGTATCTCTGCTTTTCTTTCACAAATCCAAACTTGCGAACTTTGTTTGAGTGACAACGAGGGCATTCCATACTTCATTCTCAAAAACATCTACTCGGTAAGAAAGTAGATTATAATTCATTTCAACATTCTATTCTGCAACGCCATTTAGTTAACCTGACAATACCAAGTAATGCTATGTATCAAAATATTTAATTTTTTGGGGATTAATTTGGAACTGAATTTTTGTCTGTTTTCTTTTTGTAGTTAGCTCTTGAGCTTCGATAATGTAGTCATCTTCGTTTAGCTGTTCTATGGTGCGCCACAATATCTTATTATTACGAGATTTATTACTCCCTAGCAAATCCAAATTCTTAAGCAGACAGTTTTTGGAAATTAACAAATACTGACCTTCTTTCAATTTATCCCACTTCATTCTACTAGCGATATAAATAAGTAGCTTTGTTTTGTAATTTCGTTTGGCATTTCCTCCAAGCTTTTCTTTGAAATCGATATTTTTGGAAAATAGTACGTTGCTATTCTGCTTTGAAGCACCCTCAAAGAATTCTAGAGCTACAGTGTAAGCATCAGCCAATTCATAAGTATAGTCAGCAGCTTTGGACAAATCGAAGTTGCGGGGTACTTTATCAATCTCATAATCGCGTATTCGTAAGACGCTTTTTACAGATACTTTTGCCCCTATTTGCTCTCCTTTTTGAAGCGAGCGCGCAAAAACTAATTCTGTCCGATGCAATGCTACTAAATCTTGGTTAAGCTGCGATCGCACACGAGCAGCAAATCCCCCGTCTTTAGTTCTCTTATATCCCAAACTATCAAGAAGATCGTTAGAACGAAAAGATACCAGCGAACCATTATCTTGGATAGCTGCTTCTCTGTACAAATAGAGAATAATGCTTACTTGTCTAGGATTCAAAAAAGTTAGCAGAGCCAGAAACAAACGCCTGATTCGACAGTCTTTGATATTTTCTAGGGCTTTATTGATTCCAACATCATTGCATATGCTCAAGTCTAAATTGTCATACTGAGCTTCTAATTCATTCCATTCAGCCTGAGAAAGCTTATCCAATGATACACGACGGGTAACTGCCAATTCTCTATCATCGTCAGAGTCAGCGTTTACCTGCATTTCAAGATAATAATTACCTTTATCTTTTCTCAGAATTGGTAACTGCACTTCAGGATTTCTAATAGAGGCAGAAGCTCGTGGCATGACCATCAGAAGCTGACCGTCTACAGGGAAAAAATCTTTGGTATGTTCACTCACCACACTACTATCTTAGACTATTTATCTTTACATAAGGATAATTATCCTGGACTCTTATGGTTTAGTTTTAAGAGCATTAGTCAATAAAATTTACACAACTTTACTTTCACCTGTGAAGCTCGCGTACGATTTTACCTGTGAAGCTCGCGTATTTTTTTAAAATCTACCTGTGAAGCTCGCGTACGATTTTACCTGTGAAGCTCGCGTATTTTTTTTGAGACTCCAAAATTAAAAATCTTTTGTTATTGAGATTTTCATCAATTTTACCTGTGAAGCTCGCGTACGATTTTACCTGTGAAGCTCGCGTATTTTTTTAAAATCTACCTGTGAAGCTCGCGTACAGTTTTACCTGTGAAGCTCGCGTATTAGTAATTTTGTACTGTTGAATTATTATTTTTGACGGTGTTAAGCTGCAATAGAAATAAATCAATATGACTGGAGAAGAGAATTTTTAGTAATTCAATGTGTTTGGTTGATAAAACCAGCAACCTTGGTAATTATTTTAGAAATAAACACGTAAAATAGAGCCTAGAGTCCATGCGGTCAAGCACAAATCTAAGCCCTTAAGTGTCATTTCCCTGGCGGGGGAAATAGGCACATCAATATTTACATATCTATTAAATATACTATGTCAATTTTAGAAATTTGACATAAACACATGAGTGTCAATTTTTTCTATTGGACATTCAACTGCTTTGCTGTGCTTATCTAACCATGGATCTAGGCTCCAATTATCTTTTGGAAGTCTACATTCAATGACGCAACAATTCATTTCAGACCATAAACAACAACTACTAAATCAACTTACATTTGCCGAATACCAAGAACTTCAGTGCGGAAGTGGAATTCACCCCGATATTATTAAGTTAAATTTTTTTCACTTAGAAGGAAACACAGCATTAGATCGCCTGTTCATTTCCGATAAGCTTAAGAGAATCAACACTGGTGCAGTTAGCTACAACTTTCTCAAACGCTATCGCCATATTGAAGCTGGAGGTTGGTGGGTATCGGGGATTGATGTCCTCAATAACTACTATGACGATCTCTGGGGACAATTTAAACCTACAAATCCTAGACTATCGGCAGATAAAGGAAAGATCATCAAATATGAAGGTCCTCCTAAACACCCGACAGGAATAATTGCCCTCAAAGTTTCTAGGCGAATCTGGCACGCTGTAGCTCGCCTAAACAATATCAAGCTATTTCTATCTCCCTTAGCCTTGAGACTTAGCAGTCGCGCTACCCCAATCTCATTCTGGTCATGGGTAGTAAATAATCCTGAAGTTCCCTTAATCATTACCGAAGGGGCTAAAAAAGCTGCTGCTTTGATTAGCGCAGGTTATGCAGCGATCGCTCTACCGGGTATTTTTAACGGCTATCGCCAACCCAAAGATGAATTTGGAAGGCATACGGGGCTGGCTAAACTAATTCCCCAACTTCAAGTCTTTGCCACACCTGGACGCAAAGTTTATTTTGCCTTCGATCGAGATACTAAAGCTAGTACCATTGCTAATGTGAAGTGCGCGATCGCCAAAACGGGAAAACTTTTTGTCTTAGCTGGAGTTGATGTTAAAGTAATTCGCTGGCCTGAAACAGCAAAAGGAGTTGACGATTTAATTGTTCGACACGGTGCAAAGGCATTTCACCAAGCTTATAGTCAGGCATTATCTCTCTCTACTTGGTTGGTTCAAACACAAGTCCAATTAACCTATAAAGCTAATATCCAGGTAAATCGACGCTACTTAGGTTCTTTAAGGGGGGCAGAAGTGAGACTGGGAGACGAGAAGACCGAGAGACGAGGAGTCCTAAAGGATATATCGAAGTGTATCCCTTTAGGGACACCTTCGGATAACTGGGGGACAGAAAAAACTTCTCCAAGCCCCCAAGTCTCTACGTCCCCAAGTCCCCTCCACATTCCCGACACTGCTAAACTAATCGGCTTAAAATCACCAAAAGGAACAGGAAAAACTCACTTACTCGAACAGATAGTAGATCGAGCAACCAAAGAAGGTAAGTGGGTACTGCTATTAACTCACCGTATTCAATTAGGTGAAGCACTTTGTCAAAGAGTAGGACTTCCTTATCTGACAGAAATCAAAACCGTCGAATACGGAACTGTCCTTGGTTATGGACTCTGTATCGATTCCTTGCATCCTAACTCAGGAGCAAGATTTAACGCTGATAACTGGAACGATGGAATAGTAATTATCGATGAAGCAGAACAAGTAATTTGGCATCTGCTCAATTCTGCTACCTGCGCTTCAGAAAGAGTAGAAATTCTGGCACAGTTTAAAACTCTAATCCAAAACAATCTTTCAGGGGACGGTCAAGTATATCTCGCCGATGCCGACTTATCCGATGTTGCTATTGACTACATTCGAGGACTGGCAGGATTTCACGTCGAACCCTTTGTAGTGGTCAACGATTGGCAACCGCCACAAGAACAACGCTGGATAGTACATAACTATGAAGACAAAAATCCTGCTCGTTTAGTTAAAGATTTAGTAAATCATATTAAAACTGGAGGCAGACCATTTATTAGTTGTTCGGCTCAAAAACTCAAGTCCTCATGGGGAACACAAAATTTAGAATCTTATCTCGAACAACAATTCCCTAATAAGAAAATTCTCCGCATAGATTCGGAGACAGTGGCAGATCCGAATCATAGAGCCTATGGGTGCATTGCTTATCTCAATGAAATCTTACCAAACTACGATATTGCGATCGCCTCCCCTTCGATTGAAACGGGGGTTAGTATTGAATGCGAGAGACCAGATAGATGTTGTTCTGAAGTTCCCATTGCCTTTAATTTATTACTACAGGGAATAAGTTCTAGTTTAGTCAAAACCAAACGAGTCTCTCATTTTGATTCAGTTTGGGCGATCGCCCAAGGAGTACAGACAGCTGATTCCATTCGTCAAGTATTGGCTCGCATCCGAGCTTCGGTTCCCCGATATCTTTGGGCAGCTAAACGGGGATTGCACAAATGTATGGTGGGCAATGGAGCTACTGTTAAAAAAGCTTTAATTGCCAGCACCAAAAATAAAGCCAGCAAGAATATTCAATATTTACAGCAGAGTGATGCCTCTTTAAGTGACCTCGATCTCGATATTAACTTTCAACCAGAATCCCTAAACACCTGGGCAAAACGTGGCTGCTATATAAACCTCACCATGCAAAACTATCGCAACTCAATTGTTGAGGGTTTAATGAGGGAAGGACATTTTATAACCGCTCCGGACGAACCTCAAACAGAAGAATTTGATCTGACAGACGAAGTAGAGTCACAATTAAAACAGGTAGCCGAAACTAAATATCAAGCAGAATGTAGCTCTATTGCAGATGCGCCTATACCGACTGATTCAGAGTATCAGAAACTAAAAGATAAACGAGCTAAAA
Coding sequences within:
- a CDS encoding integrase, catalytic region; translation: MGVTIQFESHHHELAGIYSMEYDSEVLEYYDQPPTIKLNYESGSGRGVGVRHTPDFFVIRQERAGWSEWKTTQELTQLTVKMPNRYQQVEPGQWQCPRPRRLCKC
- a CDS encoding ATP-binding protein, encoding MVIRDCVSRHGRVGILKDWLTQAYRQALHESASTLRERHWQPYAPSISKCIQIAAEAIEGEKAFQFESGELSLLRQKLGLSGASSSINSSSNLPVTATSKKKTKSRPGVRQPSRDAIGET
- a CDS encoding integrase, catalytic region, producing the protein MEFTTPRHGDRPWAICHLDHTQLDIELVSSKTQAILGRPWVTFVSDAYSRRILAFYLTFDPPSYRSCMMVMRDCVRRYGRFPQCLVVDGGKEFSSIYFERLLAMYECTSKTRPGGKPRFGSVCERLFGTANTMFIHNLAGNTQITKNSRQVTTAVNPRRHAIWTLESLYQYLCNWVYEFYDHQEHPALGQSPFDAYHQDIVQTGSRPSRLIPYDENFRILTLPTTSKGMAKVISNQGVKINHLYYWHNSFRNGSIEKTRVNVRYDPSDAGVAYAYVRGQWVRCISQYYSIFHGRSEREIQLATQELRQQHKKHGQKFTITAKALADFLEGTQATESILMQRLKDGEAKNILSTISSHEEIESESSQKTTSVVSETESLQSQKTAEIKPYEEFW
- a CDS encoding integrase, catalytic region, which gives rise to MNRVNGSVRAREDYANVRGLYYLVRTETEIDWYLQRNLYFLEDYFRASTELDTPISNQEKIMGLVATQLGITLSKLLELQFNPDEIYRLIATKKLYVDLSAADLASEAKKVQLFLSVETAYSIPQPIESENFGDTNNQILVKPTVGSQIIWNGIDWRVLNLGSTEVTLLNSPQNVINLSITVFEELIGSGKITVINNKTPNQSQIYSEIIDASESDCAEANRRYRIVAPYLIGSSPRNKNVPRSSFYRWIQSWKEAEQKNVRVLVLHTNTNLFTGNWNLLHRDMEIVLGLFAI